A stretch of DNA from Hydra vulgaris chromosome 03, alternate assembly HydraT2T_AEP:
gatgacaaaaaaaaaaacagttgactTCTTAATTTCATTcagcaaagataaaaaataaattaaaaaatttcttgtggGTTGTAAAAATAACGAGTTATATTAAAAGTACAATATAGGCATCGGTACAATATTAGCAACCTTACCCTACTTTAACTAgaatcttcttttaaagtttaactaaGCCACAAATTAATCTTTGCAGTTTACACTTGTGGTGTTTAGTTCTGTCCCATAGAATTTATTgcattaatattgttttattttaaattttttgcatttttcctTGATTCTTCCTTCTGTTGATATTGatgtataaaagtatatatcaGTATTGATCTTTAATTATCTCtgatatttattgtttttactaacTCTGCTTGTCTCTAATATCACATTTAtattacagtttttatttttctaaacttattTCTGTTATATGATTAAACAgtatattgtgttatttttattagattttcaaTATTGAAACAGTTTGTTTAGTTGAGTTATGTGTTTTTAGCATGGCGGTGTGCCATACTGTCATATACCATGCTACAGTGCGTTATTTGGACCAGGTGGTTTCGGTCACGGTGGAGCAGAATCTCATAATTATAATGAGGAGAGAGATCCTTCTACTATACTAAAGTGATTATATTAGGCGTTAATTGCATTTATATGTGTAAAATACATCAAGTATTACGTGATAcacttacaaatattttatagcaTATAAATCTGTCTgatttaatttgatattaaccattattctgaatatttaattttatatttaaactgaagtttattttgaaaacatgcAATTGTGTGCCCTTTACAAAAGttctaattaaatatattgttaccagtaattgtttaaagttttatcaaaattgtttttatttaaaaaggctTTAAgtttccatgtttttttttataatttaaagtttcttttaaaacacaagatatttaaaatgaatCTTTGGTGTGTAATAGTGTGAGTCTTCTGTTGACTTCTGTTGACTCGTCGTTGTATAATATTGTTCAGCATCATTATACAAAGTAAATTTTCCGTAAACTTAAACCGGTAGATGATAAAATCAGAAACCTTTTCCGATGTTtgaaattttgtgtaaattgatGACCCAATAATAACtctttactttaaataattgcCTAAAGTAAAAAGCAAGTATATAGTTACTATTTACTACAGATTTTTAACGATATTGCGTAGTATATGCAGGGTAGCCTACGGAACTAGCGGCGCTGGATCGAATCTGtgcgattattttttttttttttgcgtgtaCTAAAGTACACGCAATAtacgttatattttaaagtgtttagTTTTAGCTTTATGCGTATTGCTTACGATTGTTGttg
This window harbors:
- the LOC100211754 gene encoding cysteine-rich protein 1 isoform X2, which translates into the protein MNCPNCKKVVYFAEKVSSLGKHWHRGCLKCKKCNKTLAPGGHAEHGGVPYCHIPCYSALFGPGGFGHGGAESHNYNEERDPSTILK